Within Butyrivibrio fibrisolvens, the genomic segment ACTTATCTTAGGACTATGCAGCTATATACTTCTGATGTTGGAGATACTATATATCTCGAACTGTTCCCTGTCTATAGTAATTCCAAGATTAGTAACATGGCAATCGAACCGGCGAGCGCTTACATAAGATCCAGGATCATGGCTGCTCTTCCAAGGTTTATTGTCTGCATAGTTATTATTTTAATAGGAGTTGCTATCATAATTGTCACTAGGCTTATCCCTGACAAAAGATCAGGAAGGATATATGAGTCACTTGCTGCGCTGATCATACTTATAGGATTATGGTCGATGATAGAAACTCATCTTCTTGACTATGTCCTTGGTACATCCGAATATCTGCATACGATCGCATATTTTCTCCTTATGTCGATGGCTTATCCTATAGCGGTATTTAGTGATATGGTGACGCTTAAACCGCACAAGAGGATTGCCGGAATTGTATTCTGGGCAACTGTGATCCTGATCGATTATTGTACGATTACCAACTATACTGGGATATTCGATTTCCATGAGACAGTATATCTTTCAGATCTACTTATAATGATAACGGGCTTTTTCGTTATAATCAGGATCATTGTGGATCAGAAATTCAGGAAAGATAATGATCTTCATGTTAATACCAACTGGATTGATATCTCTCTTGCATTCATAACTTTCATGGGGCTTATAGATCTGCTTAGGTACATCAACATCATGCATGCCAAGAAGATATTTGATAGTAGTTTCTTCACAAGAATAGGTGTCCTTGTATTTACGGTCGGTATGTTCATCAATCTGTTCATGGATGCTATGAACAGGAACAGACAGGCTGATAAGGCCGGAGCCTATATGGAGATGGCATTTACAGATGCTCTTACAGGTATTCCTAACCGCGGAGCTTTTCTCCTAAAAGAGAGTGAGATCTCTGACAGGATGAGGGAGGTTTCCAAGAGGAAAAAAGATGTAAACTTCCAGATAGTATATGTAGCACTTGATCTTAACGGTCTTAAGATAGTAAATGATACTTTGGGACATGCAACAGGTGATGATTATATAGTTGCTGCTTCAGGGATATTGATGCAGGCATTTTCAGATTATGGTTATGTGTACAGAGTTGGCGGTGATGAATTTGCATCTTTTATCGTTTGTGATAATGCAGTGGACAGGTATTTAGAGTGCATTGACAAGATGCGTGAGATGATTCAGGATTATAATGAAAAGTCAGGCAAGGATATGCAGATGCATATAGCTTATGGCTATAGCGTGTGGACTCCGGGAGATCATCGCGATATTGGCAAAGTAGAAAAAGACGGCGATGAAGCTATGTATGAAAAGAAACGTCAGATGAAAAAGGTAGCTGCTGCTAAGAAGAAAAGCTGATTATACAAAAGATAATTATAAATAAGATAACTAAAACTTCCCACTTGGACGGGCCGGCATCCCCAAAGTCTTTGCAGGGGCAGGCCCGTCCAAGTGGGAAGTTTAGTAAGATAATTATAAAAAAGTTGAGTATAAGAATTTGTAGGGAGGCTTAATCTATGTGGGCTTATGAAAGTGTTTTTATCAGATATATCCACTTGGTGCTTGCGGCGCACCTTTTGAAAATGATGGTAAACCTGAAAAGAGACTCAAAAAACTTGATACTTATGTTCCTCATCTGAAGAAATTGGGAGTAAAGGGCGTCCTGTTCAACCCTTTATTTGATTCTGATACCCATGGTTATAATACAAGAGATTATCGCAAGGTTGATGTAAGACTTGGAGATAACGCAGATTTTAAAAAGCTTGTTGATAAGCTCCACAAGGCAGGCATCAAGGTTATACTTGATGCTGTATTTAATCATGTAGGCAGAGGATTCTGGGGCTTTACTGATGTCCTTGAAAAAAGGGAAGGATCAGAGTATAAAGACTGGTTTCATATAAATTTTGACGGCAATAATGGCTATAATGACGGACTCTGGTACGAAGGCTGGGAAGGTAACTTCGACCTTGTTAAGCTCAATCTGCAGAATCCGGCAGTCACAGATTATCTTATAGATACTGTTAGATACTGGATTGATACTTTTGATATAGATGGTCTTAGACTTGATGTTGCATACTGCCTCGATCAGAACTTTATAAGAAGGCTTCGCTATGAATCTTCGCAGATGAAGGAAGATTTCTTCCTGATGGGAGAGATGATAGGCGGAGATTACAGGAATATCTGCGGAGAGGGCCTGTGCGATAGTGCGACCAACTATGAATGCTACAAAGGGCTTTTTTCTTCAATGAATTCTTATAACCTGTTTGAGATAACGCATTCACTTCTGCGTCAGTTCGGCCCTGAGAACTGGACCTTGTACAGGGGCATGCATCTGTGGTCTTTTGTAGACAATCATGATGTTACCAGAGTATCAAGTATCCTTGCTAATCCTGAACATATAAAGCCTATCTATGCTCTTATGTGCGGGATGCCGGGTATACCATCTATATACTATGGTAGTGAATGGGGTTTTAAAGCAGATAAATCTCAGGGTGACCCCGCGCTTAGACCTATGTTTGATAAGCCTTTATGGAACGAGCTTACAGATTATATAAAGGGATGCATTAGTGCGTTCCAGTCATCCAAGGCCCTTCAGTACGGAGCCTTTAAATCACTTGTCCTTCAGAACAAGGCCTGCGTATGGGAACGTGAGACTGATGATGACAGAGTACTGGTAGCATGTAATATAGACGGTGCACCATTTACCGCCCATTTCGATGCAAGAGCAGGACAAGCCGTGGATCTTATAACCGGCGAGATGATAGATTTTGGCGGCGGCCTCGAAATCCCGCCATACACAGCCTACATACTAAAGCCGCAATGACCCCCTTGGGACGGAGGCAAGAGACTATCTAGCGTCAACTTGGATTTGAGAGATCAAATCTAAGGTTGGCGCTTTTTTATTTACTCAAACTTCCCACTTGGACGGTGCAGTATCACCCCAAGGCTTTGCTGGGACAAGCAGTATATAGATCATTGCCATGCTGTTAATCGTTTTATAATTCATGGCATGATATCTGATGATTCCCATTCTGGGGTCCAAACTCGCTTCGCTCAGACAGGTGGACCCCGGGAAGAATGGAAATCTCCATCTAT encodes:
- a CDS encoding GGDEF domain-containing protein, with product MKINFSGERYRYYILGFLVLGFFITTAIFSYNTKDTNELFFSIEDGVYIDFDDGWIDEEGNTVNIADLTYHGHRDRESYLFHRTIPEGLTGEESLSFEVKHMGFCIYFDDREYDGYDYGETPDSLDFVTDDLDARYVTTDFEKMIMQHYTDYYKLYGVDYIAYMVDGLGSGLGSRGAGTYLRTMQLYTSDVGDTIYLELFPVYSNSKISNMAIEPASAYIRSRIMAALPRFIVCIVIILIGVAIIIVTRLIPDKRSGRIYESLAALIILIGLWSMIETHLLDYVLGTSEYLHTIAYFLLMSMAYPIAVFSDMVTLKPHKRIAGIVFWATVILIDYCTITNYTGIFDFHETVYLSDLLIMITGFFVIIRIIVDQKFRKDNDLHVNTNWIDISLAFITFMGLIDLLRYINIMHAKKIFDSSFFTRIGVLVFTVGMFINLFMDAMNRNRQADKAGAYMEMAFTDALTGIPNRGAFLLKESEISDRMREVSKRKKDVNFQIVYVALDLNGLKIVNDTLGHATGDDYIVAASGILMQAFSDYGYVYRVGGDEFASFIVCDNAVDRYLECIDKMREMIQDYNEKSGKDMQMHIAYGYSVWTPGDHRDIGKVEKDGDEAMYEKKRQMKKVAAAKKKS